AAAGGTTCTGAAATTAAAAAAACTCGTCCCTGTTTGATCATATCTCCTGATGAAATGAACAAGCATATCAGAACAGTGATCATTGCTCCAATGACATCTACCATTAAAAATTACCCAACGCGAGTCACTACTACATTTCAAGGCAAGAAAGGACAAATTGTATTAGATCAGATTCGAACAGTCGATAAAAGCAGATTGATTAAAAGCCTTGGGACAATTAGTTCTTCGGCCGAAGAAAAAGTATTGAGTACATTACAAGAAATGTTTGCCCCATAAATTCCCCACCTAACAAGGCGTTTTAAATCGGACGCGGACCTGCCTCAGCCGGCAGGCAGGCGGAATTCGATGGAGCTTGATTGCCAGAAATTAATTTCGCTACTTCAACCAAATCATAATCCCCGCGCCGCTTAAACGCCGGGTCGTTACACCCCAATTTTAAACCTTGCCAACTCTAAACCCAAATGAGGTAGTCATGCGAAATCCATTCTTA
The nucleotide sequence above comes from Gracilimonas sp.. Encoded proteins:
- a CDS encoding type II toxin-antitoxin system PemK/MazF family toxin, with amino-acid sequence MVKVKPVKRFEVHLISLDPTKGSEIKKTRPCLIISPDEMNKHIRTVIIAPMTSTIKNYPTRVTTTFQGKKGQIVLDQIRTVDKSRLIKSLGTISSSAEEKVLSTLQEMFAP